The following coding sequences lie in one Bacteroidales bacterium genomic window:
- a CDS encoding bifunctional nuclease family protein, with translation MDKVLLNVLGISYSQTQTGAYALILGEENGNRRIPIIIGGFEAQAIAIQLEGLKPPRPLTHDLFFSFATEYDIMLETVHIFRLEEGIFYSKLICNNGIKRIELDARTSDAIALALRFQCPIYTTEEIIERSGILFSSDPAGQPQPPAQKKSKGTGLKSQDIPELESLLNEAIQNEDYERASEIRDEIKRREKTD, from the coding sequence ATGGACAAGGTATTACTTAATGTGTTAGGGATTTCGTACAGCCAAACACAAACCGGTGCATATGCGTTGATTTTGGGTGAAGAGAACGGGAACAGGCGTATTCCTATCATCATTGGTGGATTTGAGGCTCAGGCTATAGCCATCCAACTGGAAGGGCTCAAACCTCCGCGTCCGTTGACACATGATCTGTTTTTCAGTTTTGCCACGGAATACGACATTATGTTAGAGACCGTACATATATTCCGTCTGGAAGAAGGCATTTTCTATTCAAAGCTAATCTGCAATAACGGTATCAAGCGGATAGAACTCGATGCCCGTACTTCGGATGCCATTGCTTTGGCATTGCGTTTTCAATGCCCGATCTATACCACAGAAGAAATCATAGAACGTTCCGGAATTCTTTTTTCCAGCGATCCTGCCGGTCAGCCTCAGCCTCCGGCACAAAAAAAATCCAAAGGAACAGGGTTGAAATCACAGGATATTCCAGAACTGGAAAGCCTGCTGAATGAGGCCATCCAGAATGAAGATTATGAACGCGCCTCCGAAATCAGGGATGAGATCAAACGCAGGGAGAAAACAGATTAA
- a CDS encoding valine--tRNA ligase, giving the protein MEQLPSKYDPKATEDKWYAYWMQHQMFESRPDKREPFTIVIPPPNVTGVLHMGHMLNNTIQDVLVRRARMMGKNACWVPGTDHASIATEAKVVAKLASEGINKSDLTREQFLKHAWEWTHKHGGIILEQLKKLGASCDWSRTCFTMDEKRSQSVIKVFVDLFNKGLIYRGIRMVNWDPAAQTAISDEEVIHKEEHGKLYYIRYQVEGENDYAVVATTRPETIFGDVAVCIHPDDPKTARLKGKKVVVPVANRVVPIIEDDYVDMEFGTGFLKVTPAHDVNDYMLGEKHHLESIDIFNDNGTLNAYGLQYEGMDRFAVRKKIEKDLEEQGLMEKTEPYTNSVGYSERTDVPIEPKLSMQWFLKMETLAKPALDAVENDTIKFHPVKFKNMYRHWMENIKDWNISRQLWWGHRIPAYYLPGGGFVVAESKEEALQLAQEKTGNGQLRMTDLKQEEDSLDTWFSSWLWPISVFDGINEPDNADINYYYPTNDLVTAPEIIFFWVARMIMSGYEYRQAPCFHNVYFTGIVRDKIGRKMSKSLGNSPDPIDLMNQYGADGVRLGMLLTSPAGNDLPFDEQLCEQGRNFNNKIWNAFRLVKGWQVNEQLPQPETSAQAGEWFEALLNRAIADIDDQLGKYRLSEALMTTYKLFWDEFSAWYLEMIKPAYQQPIDGKTYRMTLDFFEKLLQLLHPFMPFITEELWHHLKERKNGESIMLSEWPEANGADLMLIDDFEQLKEVVTSIRSTRQEKNIPNKEPLQLMVNGHTLYPELLTLLCNLSEITRVTDQPEGAIQFMVRTTEYFIPLSGKIDVDEEIRKLEAELKHQEGFLASVMKKLGNERFVNSAPAQVVEMERKKQADAESRIQAISQQLTNLKG; this is encoded by the coding sequence ATGGAACAACTTCCTTCGAAGTACGACCCCAAAGCCACCGAAGACAAATGGTATGCATATTGGATGCAGCATCAGATGTTCGAATCCAGACCGGATAAACGTGAACCCTTTACTATTGTCATTCCGCCGCCTAACGTGACCGGGGTGCTGCACATGGGACACATGCTCAACAACACGATACAGGATGTACTGGTACGTCGAGCACGTATGATGGGTAAGAATGCATGCTGGGTTCCCGGAACCGACCATGCTTCCATTGCTACCGAAGCCAAAGTCGTGGCCAAGCTTGCCTCCGAAGGGATCAATAAATCAGACCTCACCCGGGAGCAATTCCTTAAGCATGCCTGGGAATGGACACACAAGCATGGGGGGATCATCCTCGAACAGTTGAAAAAACTGGGTGCTTCCTGCGACTGGTCAAGGACCTGTTTCACCATGGATGAAAAGCGTTCGCAAAGCGTCATTAAAGTCTTCGTCGACCTGTTCAACAAAGGACTCATTTACCGCGGTATCCGTATGGTGAACTGGGATCCGGCAGCCCAGACGGCTATATCGGACGAAGAAGTCATCCATAAGGAAGAGCACGGAAAATTATATTACATCCGGTACCAGGTGGAAGGAGAAAATGACTATGCTGTAGTCGCCACTACACGGCCGGAAACGATTTTCGGCGATGTTGCCGTGTGCATACATCCTGACGATCCGAAGACAGCCCGCCTGAAAGGGAAAAAAGTTGTTGTTCCGGTTGCAAACCGCGTAGTTCCTATTATTGAAGATGATTATGTGGACATGGAATTCGGAACCGGATTCCTTAAAGTAACCCCGGCACATGATGTGAACGACTATATGCTGGGAGAGAAACATCATCTGGAATCTATTGATATTTTTAACGACAACGGTACGCTAAATGCATATGGGCTCCAATACGAAGGTATGGACCGTTTTGCCGTACGGAAAAAAATCGAAAAAGACCTGGAAGAACAGGGCCTGATGGAAAAAACCGAGCCATACACCAATAGTGTCGGTTATTCCGAACGAACTGATGTGCCCATTGAACCAAAGCTTTCCATGCAGTGGTTCCTGAAAATGGAGACCCTTGCCAAACCAGCCCTTGATGCGGTAGAGAATGATACCATCAAATTCCACCCGGTAAAATTCAAAAACATGTACCGTCACTGGATGGAAAATATCAAGGATTGGAACATCAGCCGGCAACTATGGTGGGGACATCGCATACCTGCTTATTATCTGCCGGGAGGCGGATTTGTTGTCGCAGAATCGAAAGAGGAAGCATTACAGCTGGCACAGGAAAAAACAGGGAATGGCCAATTACGGATGACTGATCTGAAGCAGGAAGAAGATAGCCTGGATACCTGGTTTTCTTCCTGGTTATGGCCTATCTCTGTCTTTGACGGGATTAATGAACCGGATAATGCCGATATCAATTATTATTATCCCACCAACGACCTGGTGACCGCCCCTGAAATTATTTTTTTCTGGGTAGCCCGTATGATCATGTCGGGTTATGAATACCGGCAGGCTCCATGTTTCCATAATGTTTATTTTACGGGGATCGTCCGCGACAAGATCGGGAGGAAAATGTCTAAATCCTTAGGGAACTCGCCCGACCCTATCGACCTGATGAACCAGTATGGTGCAGACGGGGTCAGGTTAGGCATGCTGCTTACCTCACCTGCCGGAAATGACCTGCCTTTTGACGAGCAACTCTGCGAGCAGGGCCGTAATTTCAACAATAAAATATGGAATGCTTTTCGCCTGGTCAAAGGATGGCAGGTAAACGAACAACTGCCTCAACCCGAAACATCGGCCCAGGCTGGAGAATGGTTTGAGGCGTTATTAAACAGGGCCATCGCCGATATTGATGACCAATTAGGTAAATACAGGCTTTCCGAAGCATTGATGACCACTTATAAATTATTCTGGGATGAATTCTCGGCATGGTACCTTGAAATGATCAAACCGGCCTACCAACAACCTATCGATGGAAAAACATACAGGATGACCCTCGATTTCTTTGAAAAGCTCTTACAGTTATTACATCCGTTCATGCCTTTCATTACCGAAGAACTATGGCACCATCTCAAAGAACGGAAAAACGGGGAAAGCATTATGTTATCCGAATGGCCTGAGGCAAACGGGGCAGACCTCATGCTGATCGACGATTTCGAACAATTGAAAGAAGTCGTTACGAGTATCCGGAGTACCCGGCAGGAAAAGAACATCCCCAATAAAGAACCATTGCAATTGATGGTGAACGGCCATACGCTTTATCCCGAATTGTTGACCCTGTTATGTAATCTTTCGGAAATTACCCGCGTAACCGACCAACCGGAAGGCGCCATTCAGTTTATGGTACGCACTACCGAATATTTTATTCCGTTATCGGGAAAGATCGATGTGGATGAAGAGATCAGGAAACTGGAAGCCGAATTGAAACATCAGGAAGGTTTTCTGGCTTCGGTCATGAAAAAGCTCGGTAACGAACGGTTCGTAAACAGCGCTCCTGCACAGGTAGTGGAAATGGAACGGAAAAAACAGGCGGACGCTGAAAGCCGGATCCAGGCTATCAGCCAGCAATTGACCAATCTGAAAGGGTAA
- a CDS encoding carbohydrate kinase, producing MRRIFAIGEMVLDIIFKGGKPVSATPGGSMLNTAVSLGRLGLEAYFISEFGKDKVGDIADAFLTENGINTRYTYRYPGSPSSLALAFLNEHNNADYQFYKQYPEKRLDITFPEPTEGDVILFGSFYGIDPNIHLRLKPFLQQAKEKNALIIYDPNFRTTHLPQLEAYRPVILENFGIADIVKGSDEDFGYIFNTGNVEDTWEKIKGSSDALIYTANKNDVKYHSSEVHETYEVPAIHPISTIGAGDSFNAGLIYGLISQGITKNNLKTMDHGQRSDIIRNAIRFAGHVCMSYDNYISQAFADEIKSQA from the coding sequence ATGAGAAGAATTTTTGCCATCGGGGAAATGGTGCTGGACATCATATTCAAAGGAGGAAAACCGGTCAGTGCGACTCCCGGAGGATCCATGTTAAATACAGCCGTATCTTTAGGAAGATTAGGACTGGAAGCTTATTTCATCAGTGAATTCGGAAAAGACAAGGTAGGAGATATTGCCGATGCATTCCTGACCGAAAATGGTATAAATACCCGGTATACATACCGTTATCCCGGTTCCCCTTCATCACTGGCACTGGCTTTTCTGAACGAACACAACAACGCTGATTACCAGTTCTACAAACAATATCCTGAAAAGCGCCTGGATATTACCTTCCCGGAACCTACCGAAGGCGACGTCATCCTTTTCGGATCTTTTTACGGGATCGACCCGAATATTCATCTCCGGCTGAAGCCATTCCTGCAACAGGCAAAAGAAAAAAACGCCCTGATCATTTATGATCCGAATTTCAGGACAACCCATCTGCCACAACTGGAAGCATACCGTCCTGTAATTTTGGAAAATTTCGGGATAGCAGACATTGTCAAAGGTTCGGATGAGGATTTCGGATATATTTTCAATACCGGGAATGTGGAAGATACGTGGGAAAAAATCAAGGGCTCTTCAGATGCCCTGATATATACGGCCAACAAAAACGATGTAAAATACCACTCCTCAGAAGTACATGAGACATATGAGGTTCCAGCGATCCATCCCATAAGCACTATCGGTGCCGGCGATTCTTTCAATGCCGGGTTGATTTACGGTCTGATCAGCCAGGGAATCACCAAAAATAACCTGAAAACCATGGATCACGGACAACGCTCGGATATCATCCGGAATGCCATCCGTTTTGCAGGACATGTCTGTATGAGCTATGACAACTATATTTCACAGGCATTTGCCGATGAGATAAAATCTCAAGCCTGA
- the folP gene encoding dihydropteroate synthase: MVMGILNATPDSFYDGGSYITESEILNRCETILSEGAGIIDLGAVSTRPGSMEVTGEEELERLDKALASIRKHYPDVFISLDTYRADVAEKMVAGYGVNIINDISAGTLDEKMFETVAGLDIPYILMHIQGTPQTMQENPVYDDLMTDVIRFFSDAVFRLRTLGVKDIIIDPGFGFGKTVEHNYELLARMKELEIFECPLLAGVSRKSMIYHFLRTDAAHALNGTSIVNTLSLLNGADILRVHDVKEAVECVKIVEMYQKGINKD, encoded by the coding sequence ATGGTAATGGGTATCCTCAATGCCACTCCGGATTCATTCTATGACGGAGGCAGTTATATTACAGAATCGGAAATACTTAACCGGTGCGAAACCATCCTTTCGGAAGGTGCCGGAATCATAGACCTAGGAGCGGTTTCTACCCGGCCGGGATCCATGGAAGTAACCGGAGAGGAAGAACTGGAACGTTTGGACAAGGCATTGGCTTCCATACGGAAACATTACCCGGATGTGTTCATTTCTTTGGACACTTATCGTGCGGATGTCGCTGAAAAGATGGTCGCCGGTTACGGGGTAAACATCATCAATGATATTTCGGCAGGAACACTGGATGAAAAAATGTTCGAGACCGTGGCCGGTCTGGACATTCCTTACATACTGATGCACATACAGGGTACACCTCAAACGATGCAGGAAAATCCCGTGTATGATGACCTGATGACTGATGTGATCCGCTTCTTTTCCGATGCGGTGTTCCGTTTACGTACTTTAGGTGTGAAAGATATCATCATCGATCCGGGATTCGGTTTCGGAAAAACGGTGGAACATAATTATGAACTACTTGCCCGCATGAAAGAACTGGAGATATTTGAATGTCCTTTACTGGCAGGAGTATCGAGAAAATCCATGATATACCACTTTCTCCGGACAGATGCAGCCCATGCGTTAAACGGGACAAGCATAGTAAATACGCTTTCCCTGTTGAATGGCGCTGATATTTTACGTGTCCACGATGTGAAAGAAGCAGTGGAATGTGTGAAGATCGTAGAAATGTATCAAAAGGGTATAAATAAAGATTAA
- the trxB gene encoding thioredoxin-disulfide reductase yields the protein MITSMTHPEKVRCLIIGSGPAGYTAAIYTARANLSPVLYTGMQPGGQLTTTTEVDNFPGYPDGVSANLMMDDFRKQAERFDAQIRFGHISKVDFDKYPYLVTVDEEHFIEAESVIIATGATAKYLGLPSEDRFKGYGVSACATCDGFFYRGKDVAVVGGGDTACEEATYLAGLCRKVYMIVRRNELRACKAMQKRVFETPNIEILWETQTKELVGDRTLTGALLFTKEGEKKLPIEGFFLAIGHHPNSEVFSKWVHTDKNGYIKTVPGTSITNVKGVFACGDVQDPEYRQAITAAGSGCKAAIDAERFLIDRCLNIQ from the coding sequence ATGATCACCTCAATGACTCATCCGGAAAAAGTAAGATGCCTGATCATCGGTTCCGGTCCTGCAGGCTATACGGCTGCTATTTATACCGCCCGTGCCAATTTATCTCCCGTTCTTTATACCGGGATGCAACCCGGCGGACAATTGACCACCACTACCGAAGTGGATAATTTTCCGGGTTATCCGGATGGGGTCAGCGCCAACCTGATGATGGATGATTTCAGGAAACAGGCTGAACGTTTTGATGCTCAGATCCGCTTCGGACATATCTCAAAAGTGGACTTTGACAAATACCCTTACCTGGTTACGGTTGATGAAGAGCATTTTATTGAGGCGGAATCGGTAATAATTGCGACAGGCGCCACGGCCAAATACCTCGGACTGCCTTCGGAAGACCGGTTCAAAGGCTATGGTGTTTCCGCCTGTGCTACCTGCGACGGATTTTTCTATCGCGGAAAAGATGTAGCTGTTGTCGGGGGAGGAGATACAGCCTGTGAGGAAGCTACTTATCTGGCCGGATTGTGCCGGAAAGTATATATGATCGTCCGCAGGAATGAGCTTCGGGCTTGCAAAGCCATGCAGAAAAGGGTATTTGAAACTCCTAATATCGAGATACTTTGGGAAACCCAGACTAAAGAACTGGTAGGCGACAGGACTCTGACCGGCGCTTTATTGTTCACTAAAGAAGGTGAAAAGAAACTGCCCATCGAAGGATTCTTTCTTGCTATCGGACACCATCCCAATTCGGAAGTTTTCAGTAAATGGGTACATACGGATAAGAACGGATATATTAAAACAGTTCCGGGTACATCTATTACCAATGTAAAGGGCGTTTTTGCCTGTGGAGATGTACAGGATCCCGAATACCGGCAAGCCATCACGGCAGCAGGCAGTGGTTGTAAAGCAGCTATTGATGCTGAACGGTTCCTGATCGACCGGTGCCTGAATATACAATAG